The following proteins are co-located in the Poecile atricapillus isolate bPoeAtr1 chromosome 20, bPoeAtr1.hap1, whole genome shotgun sequence genome:
- the GOLGA1 gene encoding golgin subfamily A member 1 isoform X1 — protein MFAKLKKKIAEEAAVAPRPGGAARIPRSVSKESITSVGADSGDDFASDGSSSREDLSSQLLRRNEQIRKLEVKLSDYADQIRNLQKIKEKLENALEKHQDSSMRKFQEQNEAHQASRAKMAEGMALALEKKDKEWMEKLGQVEKEKKMLQTQLQEMREQSLNLFQKRDEIDELEGFQQQEIAKVKHMLLKKEESLSRTEQELEAHAQELTRAQAELQEARSESSGLRKDLQDLQQQFLELEAQRDELMTAETNAENKITALELREQELQTVIQQLSVDLQNARVAGSGCEKRLEMLQVEHESLKVEYEQQKQKMTFEFAEKDKFTEQLQEKVSSLEKKLERNLSGDEHVRELLKEKAALEQRLEESRQQVLTDRTRHSEAVNRLEIQNKELEEKLQIATEALKKSKEVAADQDLKIQKLQTDLEDERNQLQQQILSEKHQYDQKVTGLESQIAALEKAWELDKTTTQHRISQLEKENENLKRSKEEYESSLKQQESELNRLKNEMSSRETVSVEIAKALEETRKQREELQQQVAHLNVLIKEKDQLIDEKCDLLLKQKEKLNQLSQDHEAALLQVHQLQLDIEASQSQAVEKEETARKEIDELKLRVQECLLAREHEKNVLELEESTRVLNNEHFPSPENTVVEQNGEVAAADVIQLQKDNRELEQQIAEKNKMIKQLQQRMTELKKTLQKELKIRPESEVPELRANSEVPNASVTVTNNSDLNDSREINFEYLKHVVLKFMSCRESEAFHLIKAVSVLLNFSQEEENMLKETLEYKMSWFGSKPSPKGSIRPSISSPRTLWP, from the exons ATGTTTGCCAAATTGAAGAAGAAGATCGCAGAGGAGGCAGCGGTGGCTCCCAGGCCCGGAGGAGCCGCCCGCATCCCCAGGTCTGTCAGTAAGGAATCGATCACGTCTGTGGGAGCAGACTCCGGAGACGACTTT GCTTCTGATGGAAGCAGCTCCAGAGAGGATCTTTCATCCCAGTTGTTGAGAAGAAATGAACAAATAAGAAAACTGGAGGTGAAGCTGTCTG ATTATGCTGATCAGATCCGAAATCTGCAGAAGATAAAAGAGAAGCTTGAAAATGCATTAGAAAAGCATCAGGATT CCTCCATGAGGAAGTTTCAGGAGCAGAATGAAGCTCATCAGGCCAGTCGAGCCAAGATGGCTGAAGGAATGGCTTTGGCCTTGGAAAAAAAGGACAAG GAGTGGATGGAAAAACTTGGTCAGGTTGAAAAG gaaaaaaaaatgcttcaaacaCAGTTACAAGAAATGAGGGAGCAGAGTTTGAACCTTTTCCAAAAACGAGATGAAATCGATGAACTGGAGGGctttcagcagcaggaaattgCCAAAGTTAAAcacatg CTTTTGAAAAAGGAAGAATCTCTGAGCAGAACAGAACAGGAGCTCGAGGCACATGCTCAAGAACTGACCCGTGCCCAAGCGGAGCTGCAGGAGGCGAGGAGCGAGTCCTCAGGCTTGAGGAAGGATCTCCAGGACTTGCAGCAGCAGTTCTTGGAGCTGGAGGCTCAGAG AGATGAACTAATGACAGCTGAGacaaatgcagaaaataagATCACTGCTCTGGAGTTAAGAGAACAGGAGCTACAAACTGTCATTCAGCAGCTTTCTGTAGACTTGCAAAAT GCTCGAGTGGCTGGTTCTGGTTGTGAGAAGAGACTGGAAATGTTACAAGTGGAGCATGAATCTCTGAAGGTGGAATATGAGCAACAGAAGCAAAAG ATGACTTTTGAATTTGCTGAGAAAGATAAATTTACTgaacagctgcaggaaaaggtgTCTTCCCTGGAAAAAAAGCTAGAGAGAAATCTCTCAGGAGATGAACATGTGCGGGAGCTGCTCAAAGAG AAAGCTGCTCTtgagcagaggctggaggagaGCAGGCAGCAGGTACTGACTGACAGGACACGGCACAGCGAGGCTGTGAACCGGTTGGAAATACAG AATAAAGAACTGGAAGAGAAACTACAGATTGCAACAGAAGCATtgaaaaagagcaaagaagTAGCTGCTGACCAGGATCTGAAGATCCAGAAGCTA cAAACTGATCTAGAGGATGAAAGAAATCAACTGCAGCAACAGATTTTAAGTGAGAAACATCAGTATGATCAGAAAGTTACTGGGCTGGAGTCTCAGATTGCTGCTCTTGAAAAGGCTTGGGAATTGGATAAAACAACAACTCAGCACAGGATT AGCCaattggaaaaggaaaatgaaaacctCAAGAGAAGCAAAGAAGAGTATGAGAGTTCTTTAAAACAACAAGAATCTGAACTGAACAGGCTAAAG AATGAGATGAGCAGCAGAGAAACTGTCAGTGTGGAAATTGCCAAAGCACTGGAGGAAACACGGAAACAGAGAGAGGAATTGCAACAGCAG GTTGCACATCTGAATGTCCTAATAAAGGAGAAAGACCAGCTGATTGATGAAAAATGTGATCTGCTgctaaaacaaaaggaaaaactgaaccAACTCAGTCAAG ACCATGAAGCTGCCTTGCTGCAGGTGCATCAGTTACAGTTGGACATAGAAGCAAGTCAGAGCCAAGCAGTGGAGAAAGAGGaaacagcaagaaaagaaattgaTGAGCTGAAGCTGCGGGTACAGGAATGCCTGTTGGCCAGAGAGCATGAGAAAAAT gttttagAACTGGAGGAGTCAACAAGGGTCTTGAACAATGAGCATTTCCCTTCTCCAGAAAACACTGTGGTGGAACAGAATGGAGAGGTGGCAGCTGCAGATGTCATTCAACTTCAGAAGGATAACAGAGAGCTGGAACAGCAAATTGCTGAGAAAAACAAG ATGATAAAGCAGCTTCAGCAAAGAATGACAGAACTCAAGAAAACTCTCCAGAAAGAGCTG aaaataaGGCCTGAGAGTGAGGTACCTGAGCTACGTGCAAATTCTGAAGTGCCTAATGCTTCTGTGACTGTCACCAACAACTCTGACTTGAACGACTCAAGGGAGATAAACTTCGAGTACCTTAAACATGTTGTACTAAAGTTCATGTCCTGCAGGGAATCTGAG GCATTCCATCTCATTAAAGCTGTGTCTGTGTTACTGAATTTTTcacaagaggaagaaaacatgCTCAAAGAAACTCTGGAGTACAAG ATGTCCTGGTTTGGGTCAAAGCCATCTCCCAAAGGCAGCATCCGGCCCTCTATCTCGAGCCCAAGGACTCTGTGGCCTTAA
- the GOLGA1 gene encoding golgin subfamily A member 1 isoform X2 — MFAKLKKKIAEEAAVAPRPGGAARIPRSVSKESITSVGADSGDDFASDGSSSREDLSSQLLRRNEQIRKLEVKLSDYADQIRNLQKIKEKLENALEKHQDSSMRKFQEQNEAHQASRAKMAEGMALALEKKDKEWMEKLGQVEKEKKMLQTQLQEMREQSLNLFQKRDEIDELEGFQQQEIAKVKHMEESLSRTEQELEAHAQELTRAQAELQEARSESSGLRKDLQDLQQQFLELEAQRDELMTAETNAENKITALELREQELQTVIQQLSVDLQNARVAGSGCEKRLEMLQVEHESLKVEYEQQKQKMTFEFAEKDKFTEQLQEKVSSLEKKLERNLSGDEHVRELLKEKAALEQRLEESRQQVLTDRTRHSEAVNRLEIQNKELEEKLQIATEALKKSKEVAADQDLKIQKLQTDLEDERNQLQQQILSEKHQYDQKVTGLESQIAALEKAWELDKTTTQHRISQLEKENENLKRSKEEYESSLKQQESELNRLKNEMSSRETVSVEIAKALEETRKQREELQQQVAHLNVLIKEKDQLIDEKCDLLLKQKEKLNQLSQDHEAALLQVHQLQLDIEASQSQAVEKEETARKEIDELKLRVQECLLAREHEKNVLELEESTRVLNNEHFPSPENTVVEQNGEVAAADVIQLQKDNRELEQQIAEKNKMIKQLQQRMTELKKTLQKELKIRPESEVPELRANSEVPNASVTVTNNSDLNDSREINFEYLKHVVLKFMSCRESEAFHLIKAVSVLLNFSQEEENMLKETLEYKMSWFGSKPSPKGSIRPSISSPRTLWP; from the exons ATGTTTGCCAAATTGAAGAAGAAGATCGCAGAGGAGGCAGCGGTGGCTCCCAGGCCCGGAGGAGCCGCCCGCATCCCCAGGTCTGTCAGTAAGGAATCGATCACGTCTGTGGGAGCAGACTCCGGAGACGACTTT GCTTCTGATGGAAGCAGCTCCAGAGAGGATCTTTCATCCCAGTTGTTGAGAAGAAATGAACAAATAAGAAAACTGGAGGTGAAGCTGTCTG ATTATGCTGATCAGATCCGAAATCTGCAGAAGATAAAAGAGAAGCTTGAAAATGCATTAGAAAAGCATCAGGATT CCTCCATGAGGAAGTTTCAGGAGCAGAATGAAGCTCATCAGGCCAGTCGAGCCAAGATGGCTGAAGGAATGGCTTTGGCCTTGGAAAAAAAGGACAAG GAGTGGATGGAAAAACTTGGTCAGGTTGAAAAG gaaaaaaaaatgcttcaaacaCAGTTACAAGAAATGAGGGAGCAGAGTTTGAACCTTTTCCAAAAACGAGATGAAATCGATGAACTGGAGGGctttcagcagcaggaaattgCCAAAGTTAAAcacatg GAAGAATCTCTGAGCAGAACAGAACAGGAGCTCGAGGCACATGCTCAAGAACTGACCCGTGCCCAAGCGGAGCTGCAGGAGGCGAGGAGCGAGTCCTCAGGCTTGAGGAAGGATCTCCAGGACTTGCAGCAGCAGTTCTTGGAGCTGGAGGCTCAGAG AGATGAACTAATGACAGCTGAGacaaatgcagaaaataagATCACTGCTCTGGAGTTAAGAGAACAGGAGCTACAAACTGTCATTCAGCAGCTTTCTGTAGACTTGCAAAAT GCTCGAGTGGCTGGTTCTGGTTGTGAGAAGAGACTGGAAATGTTACAAGTGGAGCATGAATCTCTGAAGGTGGAATATGAGCAACAGAAGCAAAAG ATGACTTTTGAATTTGCTGAGAAAGATAAATTTACTgaacagctgcaggaaaaggtgTCTTCCCTGGAAAAAAAGCTAGAGAGAAATCTCTCAGGAGATGAACATGTGCGGGAGCTGCTCAAAGAG AAAGCTGCTCTtgagcagaggctggaggagaGCAGGCAGCAGGTACTGACTGACAGGACACGGCACAGCGAGGCTGTGAACCGGTTGGAAATACAG AATAAAGAACTGGAAGAGAAACTACAGATTGCAACAGAAGCATtgaaaaagagcaaagaagTAGCTGCTGACCAGGATCTGAAGATCCAGAAGCTA cAAACTGATCTAGAGGATGAAAGAAATCAACTGCAGCAACAGATTTTAAGTGAGAAACATCAGTATGATCAGAAAGTTACTGGGCTGGAGTCTCAGATTGCTGCTCTTGAAAAGGCTTGGGAATTGGATAAAACAACAACTCAGCACAGGATT AGCCaattggaaaaggaaaatgaaaacctCAAGAGAAGCAAAGAAGAGTATGAGAGTTCTTTAAAACAACAAGAATCTGAACTGAACAGGCTAAAG AATGAGATGAGCAGCAGAGAAACTGTCAGTGTGGAAATTGCCAAAGCACTGGAGGAAACACGGAAACAGAGAGAGGAATTGCAACAGCAG GTTGCACATCTGAATGTCCTAATAAAGGAGAAAGACCAGCTGATTGATGAAAAATGTGATCTGCTgctaaaacaaaaggaaaaactgaaccAACTCAGTCAAG ACCATGAAGCTGCCTTGCTGCAGGTGCATCAGTTACAGTTGGACATAGAAGCAAGTCAGAGCCAAGCAGTGGAGAAAGAGGaaacagcaagaaaagaaattgaTGAGCTGAAGCTGCGGGTACAGGAATGCCTGTTGGCCAGAGAGCATGAGAAAAAT gttttagAACTGGAGGAGTCAACAAGGGTCTTGAACAATGAGCATTTCCCTTCTCCAGAAAACACTGTGGTGGAACAGAATGGAGAGGTGGCAGCTGCAGATGTCATTCAACTTCAGAAGGATAACAGAGAGCTGGAACAGCAAATTGCTGAGAAAAACAAG ATGATAAAGCAGCTTCAGCAAAGAATGACAGAACTCAAGAAAACTCTCCAGAAAGAGCTG aaaataaGGCCTGAGAGTGAGGTACCTGAGCTACGTGCAAATTCTGAAGTGCCTAATGCTTCTGTGACTGTCACCAACAACTCTGACTTGAACGACTCAAGGGAGATAAACTTCGAGTACCTTAAACATGTTGTACTAAAGTTCATGTCCTGCAGGGAATCTGAG GCATTCCATCTCATTAAAGCTGTGTCTGTGTTACTGAATTTTTcacaagaggaagaaaacatgCTCAAAGAAACTCTGGAGTACAAG ATGTCCTGGTTTGGGTCAAAGCCATCTCCCAAAGGCAGCATCCGGCCCTCTATCTCGAGCCCAAGGACTCTGTGGCCTTAA
- the GOLGA1 gene encoding golgin subfamily A member 1 isoform X3, whose translation MFAKLKKKIAEEAAVAPRPGGAARIPRSVSKESITSVGADSGDDFASDGSSSREDLSSQLLRRNEQIRKLEVKLSDYADQIRNLQKIKEKLENALEKHQDSSMRKFQEQNEAHQASRAKMAEGMALALEKKDKEWMEKLGQVEKEKKMLQTQLQEMREQSLNLFQKRDEIDELEGFQQQEIAKVKHMLLKKEESLSRTEQELEAHAQELTRAQAELQEARSESSGLRKDLQDLQQQFLELEAQRDELMTAETNAENKITALELREQELQTVIQQLSVDLQNARVAGSGCEKRLEMLQVEHESLKVEYEQQKQKMTFEFAEKDKFTEQLQEKVSSLEKKLERNLSGDEHVRELLKEKAALEQRLEESRQQVLTDRTRHSEAVNRLEIQNKELEEKLQIATEALKKSKEVAADQDLKIQKLQTDLEDERNQLQQQILSEKHQYDQKVTGLESQIAALEKAWELDKTTTQHRISQLEKENENLKRSKEEYESSLKQQESELNRLKNEMSSRETVSVEIAKALEETRKQREELQQQVAHLNVLIKEKDQLIDEKCDLLLKQKEKLNQLSQDHEAALLQVHQLQLDIEASQSQAVEKEETARKEIDELKLRVQECLLAREHEKNVLELEESTRVLNNEHFPSPENTVVEQNGEVAAADVIQLQKDNRELEQQIAEKNKMIKQLQQRMTELKKTLQKELKIRPESEVPELRANSEVPNASVTVTNNSDLNDSREINFEYLKHVVLKFMSCRESENRKPGNTEVRYWPS comes from the exons ATGTTTGCCAAATTGAAGAAGAAGATCGCAGAGGAGGCAGCGGTGGCTCCCAGGCCCGGAGGAGCCGCCCGCATCCCCAGGTCTGTCAGTAAGGAATCGATCACGTCTGTGGGAGCAGACTCCGGAGACGACTTT GCTTCTGATGGAAGCAGCTCCAGAGAGGATCTTTCATCCCAGTTGTTGAGAAGAAATGAACAAATAAGAAAACTGGAGGTGAAGCTGTCTG ATTATGCTGATCAGATCCGAAATCTGCAGAAGATAAAAGAGAAGCTTGAAAATGCATTAGAAAAGCATCAGGATT CCTCCATGAGGAAGTTTCAGGAGCAGAATGAAGCTCATCAGGCCAGTCGAGCCAAGATGGCTGAAGGAATGGCTTTGGCCTTGGAAAAAAAGGACAAG GAGTGGATGGAAAAACTTGGTCAGGTTGAAAAG gaaaaaaaaatgcttcaaacaCAGTTACAAGAAATGAGGGAGCAGAGTTTGAACCTTTTCCAAAAACGAGATGAAATCGATGAACTGGAGGGctttcagcagcaggaaattgCCAAAGTTAAAcacatg CTTTTGAAAAAGGAAGAATCTCTGAGCAGAACAGAACAGGAGCTCGAGGCACATGCTCAAGAACTGACCCGTGCCCAAGCGGAGCTGCAGGAGGCGAGGAGCGAGTCCTCAGGCTTGAGGAAGGATCTCCAGGACTTGCAGCAGCAGTTCTTGGAGCTGGAGGCTCAGAG AGATGAACTAATGACAGCTGAGacaaatgcagaaaataagATCACTGCTCTGGAGTTAAGAGAACAGGAGCTACAAACTGTCATTCAGCAGCTTTCTGTAGACTTGCAAAAT GCTCGAGTGGCTGGTTCTGGTTGTGAGAAGAGACTGGAAATGTTACAAGTGGAGCATGAATCTCTGAAGGTGGAATATGAGCAACAGAAGCAAAAG ATGACTTTTGAATTTGCTGAGAAAGATAAATTTACTgaacagctgcaggaaaaggtgTCTTCCCTGGAAAAAAAGCTAGAGAGAAATCTCTCAGGAGATGAACATGTGCGGGAGCTGCTCAAAGAG AAAGCTGCTCTtgagcagaggctggaggagaGCAGGCAGCAGGTACTGACTGACAGGACACGGCACAGCGAGGCTGTGAACCGGTTGGAAATACAG AATAAAGAACTGGAAGAGAAACTACAGATTGCAACAGAAGCATtgaaaaagagcaaagaagTAGCTGCTGACCAGGATCTGAAGATCCAGAAGCTA cAAACTGATCTAGAGGATGAAAGAAATCAACTGCAGCAACAGATTTTAAGTGAGAAACATCAGTATGATCAGAAAGTTACTGGGCTGGAGTCTCAGATTGCTGCTCTTGAAAAGGCTTGGGAATTGGATAAAACAACAACTCAGCACAGGATT AGCCaattggaaaaggaaaatgaaaacctCAAGAGAAGCAAAGAAGAGTATGAGAGTTCTTTAAAACAACAAGAATCTGAACTGAACAGGCTAAAG AATGAGATGAGCAGCAGAGAAACTGTCAGTGTGGAAATTGCCAAAGCACTGGAGGAAACACGGAAACAGAGAGAGGAATTGCAACAGCAG GTTGCACATCTGAATGTCCTAATAAAGGAGAAAGACCAGCTGATTGATGAAAAATGTGATCTGCTgctaaaacaaaaggaaaaactgaaccAACTCAGTCAAG ACCATGAAGCTGCCTTGCTGCAGGTGCATCAGTTACAGTTGGACATAGAAGCAAGTCAGAGCCAAGCAGTGGAGAAAGAGGaaacagcaagaaaagaaattgaTGAGCTGAAGCTGCGGGTACAGGAATGCCTGTTGGCCAGAGAGCATGAGAAAAAT gttttagAACTGGAGGAGTCAACAAGGGTCTTGAACAATGAGCATTTCCCTTCTCCAGAAAACACTGTGGTGGAACAGAATGGAGAGGTGGCAGCTGCAGATGTCATTCAACTTCAGAAGGATAACAGAGAGCTGGAACAGCAAATTGCTGAGAAAAACAAG ATGATAAAGCAGCTTCAGCAAAGAATGACAGAACTCAAGAAAACTCTCCAGAAAGAGCTG aaaataaGGCCTGAGAGTGAGGTACCTGAGCTACGTGCAAATTCTGAAGTGCCTAATGCTTCTGTGACTGTCACCAACAACTCTGACTTGAACGACTCAAGGGAGATAAACTTCGAGTACCTTAAACATGTTGTACTAAAGTTCATGTCCTGCAGGGAATCTGAG AACAGAAAGCCAGGAAACACAGAAGTAAGATACTGGCCATCCTAG